Proteins encoded together in one Anoxybacillus flavithermus window:
- a CDS encoding alpha/beta hydrolase yields MKLVAPQPFTFEAGERAVLLLHGFTGNSADVRMLGRFLQSKGYTCHAPIYKGHGVPPEELVHTGPEDWWQDVINAYEYLKQTHEKIAVVGLSLGGVFSLKLGYTVPVVGIVPMCAPMYIKSEQTMYEGVLAYAREYKKREGKSEEQIEREMAEFAKTPMKTLKALQQLIADVRDHLDFIYAPVFVVQARHDDMINPDSANIIYNGVESPVKQIKWYEESGHVITLDKEKEQLHEDIYAFLESLDW; encoded by the coding sequence GTGAAACTTGTTGCACCACAACCGTTTACGTTTGAAGCTGGTGAACGTGCTGTTTTATTATTGCATGGATTTACTGGAAATTCGGCGGATGTTCGTATGCTTGGTCGTTTTTTACAGTCAAAAGGATATACGTGCCACGCTCCAATTTATAAAGGACATGGCGTGCCGCCAGAGGAGCTCGTTCATACCGGCCCGGAAGATTGGTGGCAAGATGTGATAAACGCTTACGAATATTTAAAACAAACCCATGAAAAAATCGCTGTTGTTGGATTATCGCTTGGCGGTGTGTTTTCGTTAAAACTTGGCTATACTGTTCCTGTCGTTGGCATCGTACCAATGTGTGCCCCGATGTATATTAAAAGCGAACAGACGATGTATGAAGGAGTTTTAGCATACGCTCGCGAATATAAAAAGCGAGAAGGAAAAAGCGAGGAGCAAATCGAGCGCGAAATGGCGGAGTTTGCGAAAACGCCGATGAAAACATTGAAAGCACTGCAACAACTTATTGCTGATGTGCGCGATCATTTAGATTTCATTTATGCACCTGTTTTTGTTGTACAAGCGCGTCATGATGACATGATTAACCCAGATAGTGCAAATATTATTTATAACGGCGTCGAGTCTCCCGTAAAACAAATAAAATGGTATGAGGAGTCAGGACACGTCATTACGCTTGATAAGGAAAAAGAGCAATTACATGAAGACATTTATGCATTTTTAGAATCATTAGATTGGTAA
- the secG gene encoding preprotein translocase subunit SecG, with protein MHAFLVTLLVIVCIGIIAVVLLQSGRSAGLSGAITGGAEQLFGKQKARGIDAVLHRLTVVLAVLFFVLTVAVTYFEL; from the coding sequence ATGCATGCGTTTCTTGTTACGTTACTTGTAATTGTTTGTATTGGAATCATTGCGGTTGTTTTATTGCAATCAGGCCGAAGTGCAGGGCTTTCTGGTGCGATTACCGGCGGTGCTGAACAATTGTTTGGTAAACAGAAAGCACGCGGCATTGATGCGGTGTTACACCGTCTGACTGTTGTGCTTGCGGTGTTGTTTTTCGTATTAACAGTAGCTGTCACTTATTTTGAACTGTAA
- a CDS encoding IS701 family transposase: MNRLAHHQGIHKFLTMLGLALYFSKPVMKHLVHIVDAMITKGFSGTLTDLHHGSFHPNHRTTLSHFFTKSPWEEETLLRKLQQWVLHRVERSSKRENQPIFVSIDDTICQKTKPSSRATHAIQGCDWHYSHAEKKSIWGHSLVWLMVHTMTQAFPFAFRLYDKTVGKSKGELAIEMLSSLDVSRPVYVLMDSWYPSKTLVGACLKKGFHVIAMLKTNRILYPKGTAIQAKEFAKSMEPRDTRLVTVGKERYRVYRYEGALNGLKDAVVLLAWKADQPMTPKHLHCVLSTDRELSDEEILRYYAARWSIECFFRQAKDQLKLDGYRVRGRRAVKRYWILVQLAYVYSMFESNSDFSDGLDLLRKRKGHSLVEFIYRAAKQNIPIDTVKKQLHVA; this comes from the coding sequence ATGAATAGATTAGCACATCACCAAGGAATCCACAAGTTTTTGACGATGTTGGGGTTGGCCCTTTATTTCTCGAAACCTGTCATGAAGCATCTCGTTCATATCGTGGATGCGATGATTACAAAGGGCTTTTCGGGAACGCTGACCGATCTACATCATGGGAGTTTTCATCCGAACCATCGCACGACACTGAGCCATTTTTTCACGAAAAGCCCATGGGAGGAAGAGACGCTGCTTCGCAAACTCCAACAGTGGGTGCTTCATCGTGTCGAACGCAGCTCGAAACGAGAGAATCAACCCATTTTTGTTTCGATCGATGATACGATTTGCCAAAAAACGAAGCCCTCGTCACGGGCAACACACGCCATTCAAGGGTGTGATTGGCACTATTCTCACGCAGAGAAAAAGTCGATCTGGGGACATTCTCTCGTTTGGCTCATGGTTCATACGATGACCCAAGCGTTTCCTTTTGCCTTTCGCCTCTACGACAAGACGGTGGGGAAAAGCAAAGGGGAACTCGCGATCGAGATGCTTTCTTCGTTGGATGTGAGTCGACCCGTTTATGTGCTCATGGACTCTTGGTATCCATCGAAAACCCTCGTGGGAGCCTGCTTAAAAAAAGGGTTCCACGTCATCGCGATGCTGAAGACGAATCGGATTCTCTATCCAAAAGGGACGGCCATTCAAGCAAAAGAATTTGCCAAATCTATGGAGCCACGGGATACCCGCCTCGTCACGGTGGGAAAAGAGCGTTATCGGGTGTATCGCTACGAAGGCGCTCTGAACGGTCTCAAGGATGCCGTGGTGCTGCTCGCATGGAAAGCCGATCAGCCGATGACGCCGAAACATCTTCATTGCGTCTTGAGCACCGATCGCGAGCTAAGCGATGAAGAGATCTTGCGCTACTATGCTGCACGTTGGTCGATCGAATGTTTTTTCCGTCAAGCGAAAGACCAGCTGAAACTCGATGGATACCGCGTTCGCGGGCGTCGGGCGGTGAAACGGTATTGGATCTTGGTGCAACTTGCGTATGTGTACAGCATGTTCGAGTCTAACAGTGATTTTTCGGATGGGCTCGATCTCCTGCGCAAGAGAAAAGGACATAGCCTCGTGGAGTTCATTTATCGTGCAGCAAAACAAAATATTCCCATTGATACCGTGAAAAAACAGCTCCACGTGGCATAA
- the eno gene encoding phosphopyruvate hydratase, whose amino-acid sequence MPTIIDIYAREVLDSRGNPTVEVEVYTESGAFGRALVPSGASTGEYEAVELRDGDKGRYLGKGVLQAVKNVNEVIAPALIGSYDVTEQVAIDRALIALDGTENKGKLGANAILGVSMAVARAAADYLGIPLYQYLGGFNAKTLPVPMMNILNGGAHADNNVDIQEFMIMPVGAPNFREALRMGAEIFHSLKSVLKAKGYNTAVGDEGGFAPNLKSNEEALETIIEAIEKAGYKPGTEVMLAMDVASSELYNKETGKYHLEGEGVVKTSEEMVAWYEELVNKYPIISIEDGLDENDWAGHKLLTERLGKKVQLVGDDLFVTNTKKLAQGIEQGVGNSILIKVNQIGTLTETFEAIEMAKRAGYTAVISHRSGETEDSTIADIAVATNAGQIKTGAPSRTDRVAKYNQLLRIEDQLGETAVYDGIKTFYNLKK is encoded by the coding sequence ATGCCAACAATTATTGATATTTATGCTCGTGAAGTATTAGACTCTCGCGGCAATCCGACAGTAGAAGTAGAAGTATATACAGAATCAGGTGCGTTCGGACGTGCCCTTGTACCGAGTGGAGCGTCAACAGGTGAGTATGAAGCGGTTGAATTGCGTGATGGCGACAAAGGTCGCTACCTTGGTAAAGGTGTATTACAAGCAGTGAAAAACGTAAACGAAGTCATCGCGCCAGCATTAATTGGTAGCTACGATGTGACAGAGCAAGTTGCTATCGACCGTGCATTAATTGCGTTAGACGGTACAGAAAATAAAGGAAAATTAGGGGCAAACGCAATTTTAGGCGTTTCAATGGCTGTTGCGCGCGCAGCTGCTGACTACTTAGGCATTCCTCTATATCAATATTTAGGCGGATTTAACGCAAAAACATTGCCAGTGCCAATGATGAACATTTTAAATGGCGGTGCGCATGCAGATAACAACGTTGACATTCAAGAATTTATGATTATGCCAGTTGGCGCACCAAACTTCCGTGAAGCGCTCCGTATGGGTGCGGAAATTTTCCATAGCTTAAAATCAGTGTTAAAAGCGAAAGGCTACAACACCGCTGTTGGTGATGAAGGCGGCTTTGCGCCAAACTTAAAATCAAACGAAGAAGCTCTCGAAACAATTATCGAAGCGATTGAAAAAGCAGGCTACAAACCAGGCACAGAAGTGATGCTTGCGATGGACGTGGCATCTTCTGAGCTTTACAATAAAGAAACAGGCAAATACCATTTAGAAGGCGAAGGCGTTGTGAAAACGTCAGAAGAAATGGTTGCTTGGTATGAAGAACTTGTCAACAAATATCCGATCATTTCGATCGAAGACGGCTTAGACGAAAACGACTGGGCTGGTCATAAATTATTAACAGAACGCCTTGGCAAAAAAGTACAACTCGTCGGTGACGACTTATTCGTAACAAATACGAAAAAATTAGCACAAGGCATCGAACAAGGTGTCGGCAACTCGATCTTAATTAAAGTGAACCAAATCGGTACATTAACAGAAACATTTGAAGCGATTGAAATGGCGAAACGCGCAGGTTACACAGCGGTTATTTCTCACCGTTCTGGTGAAACAGAAGATAGCACAATCGCCGACATCGCAGTAGCAACAAACGCTGGTCAAATTAAAACAGGTGCACCTTCACGTACAGACCGCGTTGCAAAATACAACCAATTGCTTCGTATCGAAGATCAATTAGGCGAAACAGCAGTATACGATGGAATAAAAACATTCTACAACTTGAAGAAGTAA